Proteins from a genomic interval of Mycolicibacterium grossiae:
- a CDS encoding NAD-dependent epimerase/dehydratase family protein, which yields MALRVAVTGPTGEIGISTIETLEGHPDVAEIVGMARRPFDPAAHGWRKTVYRQGDILDRAAVDELVADVDVVVHLAFIIMGSRSESARVNLAGTRNVFAATVAAERPRRLVYASSVAAYGYHADNPTPITEDVPTRGTPQHYYSEQKAECEAALREITAGSDLEVYVLRPCIVAGPKAPALAEAMPWNRLPAGIRRLTRAFPLLKPLCPDPGTPLQLVHHDDVASALALAVTTDTAPPGAYNIAGDGFLSLSEVVEALGARAVPVPHVAAVATSEVLARVPFVPSALEWLHAGRASALMDTDRARSQLGWRPKYSAAETLSTLAGTVR from the coding sequence ATGGCGCTGCGCGTGGCGGTTACGGGTCCGACCGGCGAGATCGGCATCTCGACCATCGAAACGCTCGAGGGCCACCCCGACGTCGCCGAGATCGTCGGCATGGCGCGGCGCCCCTTCGACCCGGCCGCGCACGGGTGGCGGAAGACCGTCTACCGGCAGGGCGACATCCTCGACCGCGCGGCGGTGGACGAGCTGGTGGCCGACGTGGACGTGGTCGTGCACCTCGCGTTCATCATCATGGGGTCGCGCAGCGAGAGTGCGCGCGTCAACCTGGCCGGCACCCGCAACGTCTTCGCCGCGACCGTCGCCGCCGAGCGTCCGCGCCGGCTGGTGTACGCCTCGTCGGTCGCCGCGTACGGCTACCACGCCGACAACCCCACGCCGATCACCGAGGACGTGCCGACCCGCGGGACGCCGCAGCACTACTACTCCGAGCAGAAGGCGGAGTGCGAGGCGGCGCTGCGGGAGATCACCGCGGGCAGCGACCTCGAGGTGTACGTCCTGCGCCCCTGCATCGTCGCCGGGCCGAAGGCTCCCGCCCTCGCCGAGGCGATGCCGTGGAACCGGCTGCCCGCCGGCATCCGCCGCCTCACCCGCGCGTTCCCCCTCCTCAAGCCGCTGTGCCCGGATCCTGGGACACCGCTGCAGTTGGTGCATCACGACGACGTGGCCTCGGCGCTGGCGCTCGCGGTGACGACGGACACCGCACCGCCCGGTGCCTACAACATCGCCGGCGACGGGTTCCTGTCGCTGTCCGAGGTCGTCGAGGCGCTCGGCGCCCGCGCGGTGCCGGTGCCGCACGTCGCCGCGGTGGCCACGTCCGAGGTGCTCGCCCGGGTGCCGTTCGTCCCGTCCGCGCTGGAGTGGCTGCACGCCGGCCGCGCGTCGGCGCTGATGGACACCGACCGCGCCCGGTCCCAGCTCGGCTGGCGACCGAAGTACAGTGCTGCCGAGACGCTTTCGACGCTCGCCGGCACGGTGCGATAG
- a CDS encoding DUF1206 domain-containing protein, with amino-acid sequence MGFVVSGVLHLLIALVIVRVATGRGGSADPSGALETVAAGRDGIVVLWAIAAAMIPLAAWRLIEARHGLHPTERGRDPADRTRISRLKALGLLPVYVGIGYTAVRFAVGSRESSSQQNTGMSATLMQTYPGRAVLVVVGVVVAVIGGYLAYKGASRNFLGDLTTPGGRVITALGIYGYVAEGIVLALAGVLVIVASIRVDPRQAAGLDAAVKALGATGGGNVLLGFAALGFAAYGCYSFALARYARL; translated from the coding sequence ATGGGCTTCGTGGTCAGCGGCGTACTGCACCTGCTGATCGCCCTGGTGATCGTGCGGGTGGCCACGGGCCGCGGCGGCAGTGCGGACCCGTCGGGCGCATTGGAGACCGTGGCGGCCGGCCGGGACGGCATCGTCGTGCTGTGGGCGATCGCCGCGGCGATGATCCCGTTGGCGGCGTGGCGGCTCATCGAGGCGCGGCACGGCCTACACCCCACCGAACGCGGCCGCGACCCCGCCGACCGCACCAGGATCAGCCGTCTGAAGGCGCTGGGTCTGCTGCCGGTGTACGTCGGGATCGGTTACACCGCAGTGCGATTCGCGGTCGGCAGCCGAGAGTCGAGCAGTCAGCAGAACACCGGGATGAGCGCGACGCTGATGCAGACCTACCCGGGGCGCGCCGTCCTCGTCGTCGTCGGCGTCGTGGTCGCCGTCATCGGCGGTTACCTGGCCTACAAGGGCGCGTCGCGCAACTTCCTCGGCGATCTGACCACGCCGGGCGGCCGGGTGATCACCGCGCTGGGGATCTACGGCTACGTCGCCGAGGGCATCGTGCTGGCACTCGCCGGCGTGCTGGTGATCGTGGCGTCGATACGCGTCGACCCGAGGCAGGCGGCGGGTCTGGACGCCGCGGTCAAGGCGCTCGGTGCGACCGGCGGGGGCAACGTGCTGCTCGGCTTCGCGGCCCTCGGCTTCGCGGCCTACGGGTGCTACAGCTTCGCGCTGGCGCGGTACGCCCGGCTGTAG
- a CDS encoding STAS domain-containing protein has translation MNLILDLDATARSATLRIDGDLDFATTRELTATVTELLRDQPALRHLHLDFADLTFCDSVGLSGLLLVRRRTARVGIQLHLANRPGHLERILDVTGILEHLTSRPEVTTRRGPGQADEGTG, from the coding sequence ATGAACCTGATCCTCGACCTCGACGCCACCGCTCGATCGGCGACCCTGCGGATCGACGGCGACCTCGACTTCGCCACCACGCGCGAGCTGACGGCCACCGTCACCGAGTTGCTGCGCGACCAGCCGGCACTGCGGCACCTGCATCTGGACTTCGCCGATCTAACGTTCTGCGACTCCGTCGGCCTGTCGGGTCTGTTGCTCGTCCGCCGCCGCACCGCACGCGTCGGCATTCAGCTGCATCTGGCCAACCGTCCCGGCCACCTCGAGCGCATCCTCGACGTCACCGGCATCCTCGAGCACCTCACCAGCCGGCCCGAGGTCACGACGCGTCGTGGGCCCGGCCAGGCCGACGAGGGTACGGGCTAG
- a CDS encoding cobalamin B12-binding domain-containing protein: MSRPDTDAETYAEAVDLAVLRDRLWGAVVDRDEYAAASTVFGALDAGVHPEDVLLDVIAPVQHRVGMEWAANRLTVAQEHAATAINDRVIAALAHHPACRSTGDAGRVTVACVDGEWHALPARLLAEVLRLRGWQVDFLGAQVPTPHLIAHLHQFGPDAVALSCMIPTRLPTAHAAITACQAAGVSVLAGGAAFGPDGRYARLFGADGWAADARTAARCLGQGFSRSLVTSNHQPIDDLPHLADQEYSMVSGSAGRLVKATVDDLEDRFPAMRDYTAQQRQHTVEDIAQIVDFLSVALYTDDDELFTTFVTWTADILTARGVPAASLLPALGLLSDQLRDFPRSQRILSAAGAALTSAAPDPHHHA, translated from the coding sequence ATGAGTCGTCCGGACACCGACGCGGAGACGTACGCCGAGGCGGTCGATCTCGCCGTGCTGCGCGACCGGCTCTGGGGCGCCGTCGTCGACCGCGACGAGTACGCCGCCGCGTCGACCGTCTTCGGCGCTCTGGACGCCGGGGTGCACCCCGAGGACGTGCTGCTCGACGTCATCGCCCCGGTGCAGCACCGGGTCGGCATGGAGTGGGCGGCCAACCGGCTCACCGTCGCGCAGGAGCACGCCGCCACCGCCATCAACGACCGCGTGATCGCCGCGCTCGCGCACCACCCGGCCTGCCGGTCGACCGGGGACGCCGGTCGCGTCACCGTCGCCTGCGTGGACGGCGAGTGGCACGCCCTGCCGGCGCGGCTGCTCGCCGAGGTCCTCCGCCTGCGCGGCTGGCAGGTCGACTTCCTGGGCGCTCAGGTGCCGACACCGCACCTCATCGCGCACCTGCACCAGTTCGGTCCCGACGCCGTCGCGCTGTCGTGCATGATCCCCACTCGGCTGCCGACCGCGCACGCCGCCATCACCGCCTGCCAGGCCGCGGGCGTGTCGGTCCTGGCCGGCGGCGCGGCCTTCGGGCCGGACGGCCGGTACGCGCGGCTGTTCGGTGCCGACGGGTGGGCCGCCGACGCCCGCACCGCGGCGCGTTGCCTCGGCCAGGGTTTCTCCCGGTCACTCGTCACGTCGAACCATCAGCCGATCGACGACCTGCCGCACCTCGCGGACCAGGAGTACTCGATGGTCAGCGGCAGCGCGGGCCGCCTGGTGAAGGCCACCGTCGACGACCTCGAGGACCGCTTCCCCGCGATGCGGGACTACACCGCCCAGCAGCGGCAGCACACCGTCGAGGACATCGCCCAGATCGTCGACTTCCTCTCCGTGGCGCTGTACACCGACGACGACGAGCTGTTCACGACCTTCGTCACGTGGACCGCCGACATCCTGACAGCCCGCGGTGTCCCGGCCGCCTCGCTGCTTCCGGCCCTCGGCCTCCTGTCCGACCAGCTGCGGGACTTTCCCCGCAGCCAGCGCATCCTGTCCGCCGCCGGCGCCGCGCTCACCAGCGCCGCCCCCGACCCCCACCACCACGCATGA
- a CDS encoding PP2C family protein-serine/threonine phosphatase, with product MREEAPVVGLTPDASWAAVPHPVVVVDHDDVVQAVSDSAKTMLPGVVAGSPQNDAVPLWVASSEARSAHSTVLPGGDVAWWLLDEADHALRDAQQALAKERDRATFLDEASAVLMASLNVERCMEATVRMAARHLADAAVVVAPVTGGRIPVVLRCAADGSVQQERVDADPGLVAGLSEALRGFPPVPSRWIDPATLPEWLIPEDFVSSVGSVVITPLPGHGVPAGALVLLRQNAEMAFSEGEELFARLFAARAGAALSAARLYAEQGDITRTLMRGLLPPRLHRLHGFELAGGYRASEDHQLIGGDFYDVHPAENADGETLIVLGDVCDKGLEAAVLTGKIRNTLQALSPLAKDHAGVLKLLNSALLSADHTRFATLVLASVIRRDGQVDLRLTSAGHLPPLIVRDDGRVEEADTRGTLVGALPQVKSRTFETSLAPGETCLLYTDGVTEARGGPLDDEMFGEARLAAALAECAGMPAEAIVERVMMLSTDWVGRRPHDDMAVVAITAPRRTHLSAVDGHTAGRYTA from the coding sequence ATGCGTGAGGAGGCTCCCGTCGTCGGGTTGACCCCCGACGCGTCGTGGGCCGCCGTCCCGCACCCCGTGGTTGTCGTCGACCACGACGACGTGGTGCAGGCGGTGAGCGACTCGGCCAAGACCATGCTGCCCGGCGTCGTTGCCGGCAGCCCGCAGAACGACGCCGTGCCGCTGTGGGTGGCGTCGTCGGAGGCCCGCTCCGCTCACTCGACCGTGCTGCCCGGCGGTGACGTCGCGTGGTGGCTGCTCGACGAGGCCGACCACGCCCTGCGCGACGCGCAGCAGGCGCTGGCCAAGGAGCGGGACCGCGCCACGTTCCTCGACGAGGCGTCCGCGGTGCTCATGGCCTCGCTCAACGTGGAGCGGTGCATGGAGGCCACCGTCCGCATGGCGGCCCGGCACCTCGCCGACGCCGCCGTGGTGGTCGCCCCGGTGACCGGCGGACGCATCCCCGTGGTACTGCGCTGCGCCGCCGACGGCTCCGTGCAGCAGGAACGCGTCGACGCCGATCCCGGTCTCGTCGCGGGCCTCAGCGAGGCGCTGCGCGGCTTCCCGCCCGTGCCGTCGCGCTGGATCGACCCCGCGACGCTGCCCGAGTGGCTCATCCCCGAGGACTTCGTCAGCTCGGTCGGCTCGGTGGTCATCACCCCGCTGCCCGGCCACGGCGTTCCCGCCGGCGCGCTGGTGCTGCTGCGGCAGAACGCCGAGATGGCGTTCAGCGAGGGCGAGGAACTGTTCGCCCGACTCTTCGCCGCCCGCGCCGGCGCGGCGCTGTCCGCGGCACGGCTCTACGCCGAACAGGGCGACATCACCCGCACGCTCATGCGGGGACTGCTGCCGCCGCGCCTGCACCGGCTGCACGGCTTCGAACTGGCCGGCGGGTATCGCGCGTCGGAGGATCACCAGCTGATCGGTGGCGACTTCTACGACGTGCACCCCGCCGAGAACGCCGACGGCGAGACGCTCATCGTGCTCGGCGACGTCTGCGACAAGGGCCTCGAAGCGGCCGTGCTCACCGGCAAGATCCGCAACACGCTGCAGGCGCTGTCGCCGCTGGCCAAGGACCACGCGGGCGTGCTCAAGCTGCTCAACAGCGCCCTGTTGTCCGCCGATCACACCCGCTTCGCCACGCTCGTCCTCGCGTCGGTGATCCGGCGCGACGGACAGGTCGACCTGCGGCTCACCAGCGCCGGGCACCTGCCGCCGCTGATCGTGCGCGACGACGGCCGCGTCGAGGAGGCCGACACCCGCGGAACTCTGGTCGGAGCGCTGCCGCAGGTGAAGTCCCGCACCTTCGAGACGTCACTGGCGCCGGGCGAGACGTGCCTGCTGTACACCGACGGCGTCACCGAGGCCCGCGGCGGACCGCTCGACGACGAGATGTTCGGCGAAGCGCGCCTGGCGGCGGCGCTGGCGGAGTGCGCCGGGATGCCCGCGGAGGCGATCGTCGAGCGCGTCATGATGCTCAGCACCGACTGGGTGGGCCGGCGCCCCCACGACGACATGGCCGTCGTGGCGATCACGGCACCGCGCCGCACCCACCTCAGCGCGGTCGACGGCCACACGGCCGGACGGTACACCGCATGA